A single Paenibacillus kribbensis DNA region contains:
- a CDS encoding PPK2 family polyphosphate kinase, translating into MSNSLGMLTPGKKVSLKDWDPKDTQDIKNKEEIQQETDQLKERFAELQSKLFTEKKQAVLFVFQGMDCSGKDGVIRHVFSNLNPAGVTVHSFKSPTAEELSHDFLWRAHSVTPGRGYIAAFNRSYYEDVLITRVHGQVSDKLAKRNIKHIKHFEQLLLDCGVKVVKIFLHISKQFQLEKLIDRIEKPHKNWKLDPSDLQERKFWKQYTQYYEDVLELSATKQAPWYVVPSDNRWYRDYTVLRIAVQTLEEMKLSDPDPRPELQSLLPELYKERDKK; encoded by the coding sequence ATGTCTAATTCATTAGGAATGCTGACACCGGGTAAAAAAGTTTCTTTAAAAGATTGGGACCCCAAAGATACGCAGGATATCAAAAATAAAGAAGAAATTCAGCAGGAAACAGATCAATTGAAGGAACGTTTCGCGGAATTGCAAAGTAAATTATTTACGGAGAAGAAACAAGCCGTATTGTTTGTGTTTCAGGGTATGGATTGCAGCGGAAAAGATGGCGTGATCAGGCATGTATTCTCGAATCTGAATCCAGCAGGGGTGACGGTCCATAGCTTTAAATCACCTACGGCTGAGGAATTAAGCCATGATTTCCTGTGGCGTGCCCACAGTGTAACCCCCGGGCGTGGATATATTGCAGCATTCAACCGTTCTTATTATGAGGACGTACTGATTACACGTGTTCACGGACAGGTATCCGATAAACTGGCCAAACGGAACATTAAGCATATCAAACACTTTGAACAGCTGCTGCTGGATTGCGGTGTGAAGGTGGTTAAAATCTTTTTACATATTTCCAAGCAATTTCAGTTGGAAAAGCTGATCGACCGGATCGAGAAGCCCCACAAAAACTGGAAGCTTGATCCAAGTGATTTGCAGGAACGCAAATTTTGGAAGCAATATACCCAATACTATGAGGACGTGCTGGAGCTGAGCGCAACCAAGCAAGCTCCCTGGTATGTTGTTCCTTCGGATAACCGTTGGTACAGAGATTATACCGTTTTGCGAATTGCGGTCCAGACACTGGAGGAAATGAAGCTGTCCGATCCTGATCCAAGACCGGAACTGCAATCCCTTTTGCCTGAGCTATACAAAGAACGGGATAAAAAATAG
- a CDS encoding tyrosine-type recombinase/integrase, producing MKRKIEEIKLPSIRFHDLRHTSASLMLSIGIHPKVVSERLGHRSVTITLDTYSHLLKNMQSDAAVGLSNLLSKKEVSEPLEIEEKFCDQKRDQKVEKVAV from the coding sequence ATGAAAAGAAAAATAGAAGAAATAAAATTACCATCTATTCGATTTCACGATCTTAGACATACCTCTGCTTCGTTGATGCTGTCCATTGGGATACATCCAAAAGTTGTTTCCGAAAGATTGGGACATCGTAGTGTAACTATAACTTTGGATACTTATTCACATTTATTAAAAAATATGCAGTCAGATGCAGCAGTAGGATTGAGTAATTTACTGAGTAAAAAAGAAGTATCTGAACCACTAGAAATTGAAGAGAAATTCTGTGACCAAAAGCGTGACCAGAAAGTCGAAAAGGTAGCCGTTTAG
- a CDS encoding YiiX/YebB-like N1pC/P60 family cysteine hydrolase — protein sequence MKKVLSLAFSASLALSILLLPSANIYAADETSPSYSVSDNSYQEMKAAGMTDSDIELLRKHNENDLRIIKNGELEEKALNDQKTSQSLTDSLENPRLAASSLGTVGDILVAYNASSWGIDFGYPGHAAIVSLISGKTVESFPDDGVQYHTNDWRSRSNVYGMSVKGASGSQYRGAAQYAANQIGKRYNWNFVDPWREDRFYCSQLVWKAWKTQGIDVDYITIDPVVTPMEIAKSGNTSIYYSN from the coding sequence ATGAAAAAAGTTCTTAGTTTAGCTTTTTCCGCTAGTCTTGCTCTAAGTATCCTTCTTCTTCCCAGTGCAAACATTTATGCCGCTGATGAAACATCACCTTCCTACAGTGTTAGTGACAATTCTTATCAGGAAATGAAAGCTGCTGGTATGACTGATAGTGATATTGAGTTACTCCGTAAGCATAATGAAAATGATCTTCGTATCATAAAAAACGGGGAATTGGAAGAGAAGGCATTGAATGACCAAAAAACTAGCCAATCGCTCACTGATAGCTTGGAGAATCCTAGGTTAGCAGCATCAAGTTTAGGAACAGTTGGAGATATTTTGGTTGCCTATAACGCAAGTTCGTGGGGAATTGATTTCGGATATCCAGGTCATGCTGCTATTGTTTCCTTAATAAGTGGTAAAACGGTAGAATCGTTCCCAGATGATGGAGTTCAATATCACACAAATGATTGGAGAAGTCGCTCAAATGTTTATGGAATGAGCGTTAAAGGGGCTTCGGGTTCACAATATAGGGGAGCTGCACAATATGCAGCTAATCAAATTGGAAAACGCTATAACTGGAATTTTGTTGATCCATGGAGAGAAGATAGATTTTATTGTTCACAGTTGGTATGGAAGGCTTGGAAAACTCAAGGGATTGATGTTGATTATATAACAATTGATCCTGTTGTTACCCCAATGGAAATAGCTAAATCCGGTAATACTTCAATATACTACAGCAACTAA
- a CDS encoding helix-turn-helix transcriptional regulator produces the protein MKHTPTIRAELDRYLKQEGLSLIQFGHIAGMNRGIVSSIVSGNKSMSVNQLDLITEAMGLEEGYFYDLFIENYIIDHPPNMRRIEPFLYRCADLNKLDAIRRVVGAIMDNLLYSPKLFDIAETLFAQGRYDAALLLYENVAEVEKYQHSERLALCQYRIFTIQVGDDQNRNVRAAAIFEAFVERLDEVEQLDALKDLANVYRSLRKWDKVDEMARKMRDKAKIQYTLKHQQNSRELNEAAKKLSRPMFVYITYADLLCASVCEAQGDYQQALHYTYAYANLDWVKETDEDAKHWISLFEHWAQANVTANKLLSGDINALYDYVEYIGAPSDTAEQDKVTQLLNIMMTANRYQIDVNDILQRFEKDVNSLLQFPQSNDIYTKQVLPEQFARFGYELAYYYLHQGSYINGFKHLMYSMVSYHTLNNETYFIKCMVLFERYRAYVVSETKAAYLEFIERVWIADVKKNGAIDHSN, from the coding sequence ATGAAGCATACACCTACGATACGGGCAGAATTAGACAGATACTTAAAACAAGAAGGTTTGAGTCTAATACAATTTGGGCATATTGCAGGCATGAATAGGGGGATAGTAAGTAGCATAGTGTCAGGAAATAAATCTATGTCTGTTAATCAGCTTGATCTAATCACCGAGGCCATGGGATTGGAAGAAGGGTATTTTTACGATCTGTTTATAGAAAACTACATCATAGACCATCCTCCGAATATGAGGCGAATCGAGCCATTTTTGTATCGCTGTGCGGATTTGAACAAGCTGGATGCGATCCGTCGAGTGGTGGGAGCCATCATGGACAATCTACTCTATTCACCCAAACTATTTGATATTGCAGAAACCCTATTCGCACAGGGACGATATGATGCGGCTCTGCTGCTCTATGAGAACGTAGCAGAAGTCGAGAAATACCAACATTCCGAACGTCTGGCTCTTTGCCAGTATCGTATATTCACGATTCAGGTTGGAGACGACCAAAACCGAAATGTCAGGGCAGCAGCGATATTTGAAGCTTTTGTAGAGCGTCTGGATGAAGTAGAGCAGCTTGACGCATTGAAGGATTTGGCAAACGTGTACAGGTCTTTGCGTAAATGGGACAAGGTTGATGAAATGGCAAGAAAGATGAGAGATAAAGCGAAAATCCAATATACTTTGAAACACCAACAGAACAGCAGAGAACTCAATGAGGCTGCTAAGAAGCTGAGTCGTCCCATGTTTGTATACATCACCTATGCCGACCTGTTGTGTGCAAGTGTCTGTGAAGCCCAAGGCGATTATCAGCAAGCTCTACATTATACATATGCCTACGCCAATTTAGATTGGGTCAAAGAGACGGACGAAGATGCTAAACATTGGATCAGCTTGTTTGAACATTGGGCGCAAGCTAACGTTACCGCAAATAAGCTTTTATCTGGGGATATAAACGCTTTATATGATTATGTTGAATATATTGGTGCACCGTCAGATACAGCTGAACAAGATAAGGTTACCCAACTGTTGAACATTATGATGACGGCAAACCGATACCAGATAGACGTAAATGATATACTCCAGCGTTTTGAAAAGGATGTTAATTCACTTTTGCAATTTCCACAATCTAATGACATATATACTAAACAAGTTTTACCAGAACAGTTTGCACGATTTGGTTATGAGTTGGCTTATTATTATTTACATCAAGGTTCTTACATTAATGGTTTTAAACATTTGATGTATTCAATGGTAAGTTATCATACACTGAATAATGAGACTTATTTTATAAAATGTATGGTGTTGTTTGAGCGTTATCGAGCTTATGTAGTATCCGAAACTAAGGCAGCATATTTAGAATTTATTGAAAGGGTGTGGATAGCTGATGTTAAGAAAAATGGCGCTATTGATCATAGCAACTAG